One genomic window of Solanum dulcamara chromosome 12, daSolDulc1.2, whole genome shotgun sequence includes the following:
- the LOC129876080 gene encoding zinc finger protein GIS2 isoform X1: MKSGSRSRSRSRSRSRSPMDRKIRTQRFSYRDAPYRREPRRGFSSQSQSSLCKNCKRPGHFARECPNVAICHNCGLPGHIASECTTKSLCWNCREPGHMAGNCPNEGICHTCGKAGHRARDCTAPPLPPGDLKLCNNCFKQGHIAVDCTNDKACKNCRKTGHLARDCQNDPVCNLCNISGHLARDCPKAGAFEERGGGFRHMGGGGGYRDIVCRNCQQVGHMSRDCMALLICHNCGGRGHQAYECPSGRFMDRFPRRY, from the exons ATGAAATCTGGCAGCAGAAGCCGAAGCAGGAGCAGAAGCAGAAGCAGGAGCCCAATGGATCGCAAAATCCGCACACAGCGGTTCTCCTACCGTGATGCACCATATAGACGGGAGCCACGTCGGGGTTTCAG cagTCAGAGTCAGAGCAGTCTCTGCAAGAACTGCAAACGGCCTGGCCATTTTGCTCGGGAATGCCCTAATGTTGCCATATGTCACAATTGTGGTCTCCCAGG ACATATTGCCTCGGAGTGTACCACAAAATCTCTTTGTTGGAATTGTCGAGAACCAGGCCATATGGCTGGCAATTGTCCAAATGAAGGAATCTGCCACACCTGTGGTAAGGCAGGACATCGAGCTAGAGACTGCACGGCTCCTCCACTTCCTCCTGGTGACCTGAAGCTGTGCAATAACTGCTTCAAGCAAGGCCACATTGCAGTCGACTGCACCAATGACAAGGCGTGCAAAAATTGTAGGAAGACTGGTCACCTGGCACGTGATTGTCAAAATGATCCTGTGTGCAATTTATGTAATATATCCGGTCATCTGGCTAGAGATTGCCCCAAGGCTGGTGCTTTTGAAGAGAGGGGTGGTGGATTCCGTCATATGGGTGGAGGTGGAGGATATCGGGACATTGTATGCCGAAACTGCCAGCAAGTAGGCCATATGAGTCGAGATTGCATGGCACTGCTGATCTGTCACAACTGTGGGGGAAGAGGACACCAAGCATATGAGTGTCCCTCTGGAAGGTTTATGGACCGTTTTCCCAGGAGGTACTGA
- the LOC129876080 gene encoding zinc finger protein GIS2 isoform X2: MKSGSRSRSRSRSRSRSPMDRKIRTQRFSYRDAPYRREPRRGFSQSQSSLCKNCKRPGHFARECPNVAICHNCGLPGHIASECTTKSLCWNCREPGHMAGNCPNEGICHTCGKAGHRARDCTAPPLPPGDLKLCNNCFKQGHIAVDCTNDKACKNCRKTGHLARDCQNDPVCNLCNISGHLARDCPKAGAFEERGGGFRHMGGGGGYRDIVCRNCQQVGHMSRDCMALLICHNCGGRGHQAYECPSGRFMDRFPRRY; the protein is encoded by the exons ATGAAATCTGGCAGCAGAAGCCGAAGCAGGAGCAGAAGCAGAAGCAGGAGCCCAATGGATCGCAAAATCCGCACACAGCGGTTCTCCTACCGTGATGCACCATATAGACGGGAGCCACGTCGGGGTTTCAG TCAGAGTCAGAGCAGTCTCTGCAAGAACTGCAAACGGCCTGGCCATTTTGCTCGGGAATGCCCTAATGTTGCCATATGTCACAATTGTGGTCTCCCAGG ACATATTGCCTCGGAGTGTACCACAAAATCTCTTTGTTGGAATTGTCGAGAACCAGGCCATATGGCTGGCAATTGTCCAAATGAAGGAATCTGCCACACCTGTGGTAAGGCAGGACATCGAGCTAGAGACTGCACGGCTCCTCCACTTCCTCCTGGTGACCTGAAGCTGTGCAATAACTGCTTCAAGCAAGGCCACATTGCAGTCGACTGCACCAATGACAAGGCGTGCAAAAATTGTAGGAAGACTGGTCACCTGGCACGTGATTGTCAAAATGATCCTGTGTGCAATTTATGTAATATATCCGGTCATCTGGCTAGAGATTGCCCCAAGGCTGGTGCTTTTGAAGAGAGGGGTGGTGGATTCCGTCATATGGGTGGAGGTGGAGGATATCGGGACATTGTATGCCGAAACTGCCAGCAAGTAGGCCATATGAGTCGAGATTGCATGGCACTGCTGATCTGTCACAACTGTGGGGGAAGAGGACACCAAGCATATGAGTGTCCCTCTGGAAGGTTTATGGACCGTTTTCCCAGGAGGTACTGA